A single region of the Populus nigra chromosome 2, ddPopNigr1.1, whole genome shotgun sequence genome encodes:
- the LOC133681348 gene encoding elongation of fatty acids protein 3-like, with protein MRLSIIQSTKYWLSEHPSIVNFRWSPTESWGSTWSFLFSAITIYLISAVILHVVVSLILRTNRRLPLGPIPAIHCLAVAMASVVIFVGILLSTAAEIRDTRWFWRRTKTTTAFQWLLCFPLGTRPSGRVFFWSYIFYLSRFLHLLRTFLTVLEHRKLTFFTLFNQSILLFMSFLWLEFSQSFQVLAILLTTLLYSVVYGYRFWIAIGLPRACFPFVVRCQVVLLGCNLVCHFGVLSLHILKGGCNGIGAWGFNSMLNAVILLLFLKFYLKMYSNKRKGDSLSELKGSSRHLHSGLEKRDSKGS; from the coding sequence ATGAGACTATCTATAATACAGAGCACCAAATATTGGCTATCAGAGCACCCATCGATTGTTAACTTCCGATGGAGCCCAACCGAATCATGGGGTTCCACGTGGTCTTTTCTCTTCTCCGCCATCACCATCTACCTCATTTCTGCCGTCATCCTCCACGTTGTGGTCTCCTTAATTCTCCGCACTAACCGACGTCTCCCACTTGGCCCAATCCCAGCAATACACTGCCTGGCAGTGGCGATGGCATCGGTTGTGATTTTTGTTGGCATTCTTCTTTCAACCGCTGCTGAGATTCGTGACACGCGCTGGTTCTGGCGGCGCACCAAGACCACCACGGCTTTCCAGTGGCTCCTCTGTTTCCCTCTCGGCACCCGACCCTCTGGCCGCGTCTTCTTCTGGTCCTACATTTTCTACCTCTCTCGATTCCTTCATTTATTACGTACTTTTTTAACAGTCCTCGAACACCGCAAACTCACTTTCTTTACCTTGTTCAATCAATCCATTCTTTTGTTCATGTCATTTCTTTGGCTTGAATTTTCTCAGTCTTTTCAAGTCTTGGCTATCCTTTTAACAACGTTGTTGTACTCTGTCGTTTATGGGTACCGGTTTTGGATAGCAATTGGGCTTCCAAGGGCTTGTTTCCCTTTTGTAGTGAGGTGTCAGGTTGTGTTGTTGGGTTGCAATTTGGTTTGCCATTTTGGGGTGCTTTCGTTGCATATATTGAAAGGAGGGTGCAATGGAATTGGAGCTTGGGGGTTTAATTCTATGCTGAATGctgtgattttgttgttgtttttgaagttttatCTGAAGATGTATTCGAACAAGAGAAAGGGCGATTCCTTGAGTGAACTTAAGGGTTCTTCAAGGCATTTGCATTCTGGCTTGGAGAAGCGGGACAGTAAGGGTAGTTGA
- the LOC133681380 gene encoding uncharacterized protein LOC133681380, whose product MGSGFGESTSGVPQNPSFTSSNGNGDAGDFECNICFDLAQDPIVTLCGHLFCWPCLYKWLHFHSKSRECPVCKALVEEEKLVPLYGRGKTSTDPRSKSIPGVNIPNRPAGQRPETAPPPEPNHFGQHGFGLTGGLGGFAPTATARSGNFTFSAAFGGLIPSLFNLQVHGFPNAAMYGPAAGFPYGFHSFHGGHPRGYHRHQGQGQQDYYLKRLLLFICFCVLLALIWQ is encoded by the coding sequence ATGGGAAGTGGCTTTGGGGAATCAACAAGCGGGGTTCCTCAAAACCCTTCATTTACTAGCAGCAATGGAAATGGTGATGCTGGTGATTTTGAATGCAATATTTGCTTTGACTTAGCTCAGGATCCGATTGTGACATTATGTGGCCATCTTTTCTGCTGGCCTTGTCTCTACAAATGGCTTCACTTTCACTCGAAGTCCCGAGAATGTCCGGTTTGCAAGGCTCTAGTGGAAGAGGAGAAGTTGGTTCCTTTGTATGGTAGAGGGAAAACATCGACTGACCCAAGATCGAAGTCCATTCCTGGTGTTAACATTCCTAACCGTCCTGCAGGGCAGCGACCTGAAACTGCTCCTCCTCCAGAACCAAATCATTTTGGCCAACATGGATTTGGATTAACGGGAGGATTGGGAGGTTTTGCACCAACGGCAACTGCTAGGTCTGGGAATTTCACATTTTCTGCTGCTTTTGGTGGTCTAATTCCTTCACTTTTTAACCTTCAAGTGCATGGATTTCCTAATGCTGCCATGTATGGTCCGGCTGCTGGCTTTCCTTATGGATTTCATTCATTTCATGGTGGGCATCCACGTGGATATCATCGGCACCAAGGTCAAGGACAGCAAGATTATTATCTGAAGAGGCTGCTTttgttcatttgtttttgtgttttgcttGCTCTTATTTGGCAATGA
- the LOC133682214 gene encoding probable galacturonosyltransferase-like 1 yields MLMPRLIRKLTLLFTLLFLFLSLTTNAAATTTITQQFKEAPQFYNSPECPSIDQDEIDSEAEPDGDNTIFCSEHAVHVAMTLDAAYIRGSMAAILSVLQHTSCPQNIAFHFVASASANASLLRATISSSFPYLKFRVYTFDDSSVSGLISTSIRSALDCPLNYARSYLANILPLCVRRVVYLDSDLVLVDDIAKLAATPLGEKSVLAAPEYCNANFTSYFTPTFWSNPSLSLTFADRRPCYFNTGVMVIDLDRWREGDYTTKIEEWMELQKRMRIYELGSLPPFLLVFAGDIVPVDHKWNQHGLGGDNFRGLCRDLHPGPVSLLHWSGKGKPWARLDANRPCPLDALWAPYDLLQTPFALDS; encoded by the coding sequence ATGCTCATGCCTAGACTGATCCGCAAGCTCACACTACTCTTTACCTTACTAttcctttttctctccttaaCCACCAATGCTGCCGCCACCACTACCATCACTCAACAATTCAAAGAAGCCCCTCAATTTTACAACTCTCCTGAGTGCCCTTCAATTGATCAGGATGAAATAGACTCCGAAGCAGAACCAGATGGTGATAACACCATCTTCTGCTCCGAGCACGCAGTCCATGTGGCAATGACATTAGACGCAGCCTACATCCGTGGGTCCATGGCTGCAATTCTCTCGGTTTTGCAACACACTTCATGTCCCCAAAACATAGCTTTCCATTTCGTCGCCTCCGCCTCCGCTAACGCTTCACTCTTACGCGCCACCATCTCATCCTCCTTCCCTTACCTCAAATTCAGGGTCTACACTTTCGACGATTCATCAGTGTCGGGACTCATCTCCACATCAATCCGTTCAGCTCTGGATTGCCCTCTGAATTACGCTCGGAGCTACCTAGCCAATATCCTACCTCTCTGCGTCCGACGAGTTGTATACCTTGACTCGGATCTGGTTCTTGTCGATGACATTGCCAAACTAGCGGCTACTCCACTTGGTGAAAAATCTGTTCTTGCAGCACCCGAATACTGCAATGCAAATTTTACATCGTATTTCACTCCAACTTTCTGGTCCAATCCTTCTCTATCGCTAACATTTGCGGATAGAAGACCTTGTTACTTCAATACTGGTGTTATGGTAATCGATCTTGATCGATGGAGAGAAGGAGATTATACGACAAAGATTGAGGAGTGGATGGAACTACAGAAGAGAATGAGAATTTACGAGTTGGGTTCATTGCCACCATTCCTGCTAGTTTTTGCAGGCGATATAGTGCCAGTTGATCATAAGTGGAATCAACATGGACTTGGTGGGGATAATTTCAGAGGGCTCTGTAGAGATTTGCACCCTGGTCCTGTTAGTCTCTTGCATTGGAGTGGTAAAGGGAAGCCATGGGCTAGACTTGACGCGAATCGGCCATGTCCTTTGGATGCTCTTTGGGCTCCTTATGATCTCTTGCAGACTCCATTCGCCTTGGATTCTTAA
- the LOC133682213 gene encoding putative pentatricopeptide repeat-containing protein At1g19290 yields the protein MLRHSPIPSPSPFLSSLRKSIHWKPRHESNLSRPELHERISRLLILRRFDALENLNFHFSDNLVDSILVKLKLNPEACLNFFQLAAKQPNFTPSVKSYCKLVHILSRARMYDETRSYLNELASLCKNNYTSFLVLDELVRIYKDFKFSPLVFDMILKVYAEKGMVKNALHVFDNMGKYGRKPSLRSCNSLLSNLVKRGESYSAVLVYDQMRRLDIVPDVFTCAIMVNAYCKAGKVERAVEFVREMEKLGFELNAVSYNSLVDGYVSLGDIEGAKGVLKFMSEKGVMRNKVTFTLLIKGYCKQCKVEEAEKVLREMEKEDGVVVDEYAYGALIDGYCKVGKMGDAIRVRDEMLKVGLKMNLFVCNSLINGYCKSGQVHEGERLLMCMRKWDLKPDSYSYCTLVDGYCRDSLSSKAFNVCDQMLQKGIEPTVVTYNTLLKGLCRVGDYKDALRLWHLMLQRGVTPNEVGYCTLLDGLFKMGDFSRALILWDDILARGINKSIYAFNTMINGLCKMGEMDGAKETFKRMKELGCKPDGITYRTLSDGYCKVGNVEEAFKVKEKMEKEEVFPSIEMYNSLIVGLFTSKKISKLTDLLAEMYTRGLSPNVVTYGALIAGWCDQGRLDKAFSAYFEMIGKGFAPNVIICSKIVSSLYRLGRIDEANMLLQKMVDFDLVLDHRCSEDFQNTDIRKLDCWKIADTLNESAIKFSLPNNVVYNIAMAGLCKSGKVNDARRFFLGLSHGSFTPDNFTYCTLIHGFSAAGYVNEAFNLRDEMVKKGLVPNITTYNALLNGLCKSGYLDRARRLFDKLHLKGLIPNVVTYNILIDGYCKSGSPREALDLRGKMLKEGISPSIITYSSLINGFCKQGDVEEAMKLLNEMKASNVDQTIATFSKLVEICVQHGDVKKMSKLHNMMHMACPSAGITSHKQTELSELSNAKEMLDSYTISEAAC from the coding sequence ATGCTCAGGCACTCTCCAATCCCTTCCCCTTCTcccttcctctcctctctccgCAAATCAATCCACTGGAAACCCCGCCACGAATCCAACCTCTCCCGACCCGAACTCCACGAGCGCATCTCTCGTCTCCTAATCCTACGTCGTTTTGACGCCCTCGAAAACCTCAACTTCCATTTCTCCGATAACCTTGTAGACTCCATCCTCGTTAAGCTCAAGTTAAATCCTGAAGCCTGtcttaatttcttccaattagcCGCAAAACAACCTAATTTTACACCGAGCGTTAAATCTTACTGTAAACTTGTTCACATTCTATCTCGAGCTCGAATGTACGATGAGACCAGATCGTATTTAAATGAACTGGCTTCTCTTTGTAAGAATAATTACacttcttttcttgttcttgatgAGCTTGTTAGGATTTATAAAGACTTTAAGTTTTCGCCGTTAGTTTTTGACATGATTTTGAAAGTATATGCAGAAAAAGGAATGGTAAAGAATGCACTCCACGTGTTTGATAATATGGGGAAGTACGGTCGTAAACCGAGTTTACGGTCTTGTAATAGTTTGTTGAGTAATTTAGTTAAAAGGGGCGAAAGTTATAGTGCAGTTCTTGTTTATGATCAAATGAGAAGGTTGGATATTGTGCCTGATGTTTTTACTTGTGCAATTATGGTTAACGCTTATTGTAAGGCGGGGAAGGTGGAGAGAGCGGTGGAATTTGTTAGGGAAATGGAGAAGTTAGGGTTTGAATTGAATGCAGTTAGTTACAATAGTTTGGTTGATGGATATGTTAGTCTGGGAGATATAGAGGGGGCGAAAGGGGTTTTGAAGTTTATGAGTGAAAAGGGGGTTATGAGAAATAAGGTTACGTTTACGTTGTTGATCAAGGGTTATTGTAAACAATGTAAGGTGGAGGAAGCAGAGAAGGTGCTTAGAGAGATGGAGAAAGAGGACGGAGTGGTTGTTGATGAGTATGCTTATGGTGCGCTGATAGATGGGTATTGTAAAGTTGGTAAAATGGGTGATGCTATCAGGGTTAGGGATGAGATGCTGAAGGTAGGATTGAAgatgaatttatttgtttgcAATTCTTTGATTAACGGGTATTGTAAAAGTGGTCAAGTTCACGAGGGAGAGAGGTTGTTGATGTGTATGAGAAAGTGGGATTTAAAGCCAGATTCTTATAGTTATTGTACTCTTGTGGATGGATATTGTAGAGATAGTCTCAGTAGCAAAGCTTTCAATGTTTGCGATCAGATGCTTCAGAAGGGGATTGAACCAACTGTTGTAACTTATAATACTCTTCTCAAAGGCTTATGTCGTGTTGGTGATTACAAGGATGCTTTGCGCCTTTGGCATTTGATGCTACAGAGAGGGGTCACTCCTAATGAGGTTGGCTATTGTACTCTACTAGACGGACTTTTCAAGATGGGTGATTTTTCGAGGGCTTTAATCCTGTGGGATGATATTCTAGCTAGAGGTATAAACAAAAGCATATACGCTTTCAATACAATGATCAATGGGTTGTGTAAGATGGGGGAAATGGATGGCGCAAAGGAGACTTTTAAAAGAATGAAGGAATTGGGCTGTAAACCTGATGGAATAACATATAGAACCCTAAGTGATGGGTATTGTAAGGTTGGAAACGTGGAAGAAGCTTTTAAAGTTAAAgagaaaatggaaaaggaagaagtTTTTCCTTCCATTGAAATGTATAATTCCCTAATTGTTGGACTTTTTACTTCcaagaaaataagtaaattgACAGATCTTCTTGCAGAGATGTACACTAGGGGATTGTCCCCTAATGTTGTTACTTATGGAGCCCTTATTGCTGGTTGGTGTGATCAAGGTAGACTGGATAAAGCTTTTAGTGCATATTTTGAGATGATTGGGAAGGGGTTCGCTCCCAATGTAATTATTTGCAGCAAAATTGTTAGTAGCCTCTACAGGCTTGGTAGGATTGATGAAGCAAATATGCTCTTGCAGAAGATGGTGGATTTTGATCTTGTTTTAGATCACAGATGTTCGGAAGATTTTCAGAATACTGATATTAGAAAACTAGACTGCTGGAAAATTGCCGATACCCTCAATGAAAGTGCTATTAAATTTTCTCTCCCCAACAATGTGGTGTACAATATAGCTATGGCAGGGCTTTGCAAGTCTGGGAAGGTTAATGATGCAAGGAGATTTTTCTTGGGCCTGTCACACGGAAGCTTTACTCCTGATAACTTCACATACTGCACCTTAATCCATGGCTTTTCAGCTGCTGGTTATGTGAATGAAGCTTTCAACTTGCGTGATGAGATGGTGAAAAAGGGTCTTGTTCCAAACATAACTACATACAATGCTCTACTGAATGGCCTTTGTAAGTCGGGATATCTGGATAGAGCACGGAGACTTTTCGATAAACTTCACCTGAAGGGATTAATTCCAAATGTTGTTACTTACAATATATTGATAGATGGCTACTGTAAAAGTGGCAGTCCTAGAGAAGCCTTGGACTTGAGAGGCAAAATGTTAAAAGAAGGGATTTCTCCTTCTATTATTACTTATTCATCCTTGATTAATGGTTTTTGTAAGCAAGGTGATGTGGAAGAAGCTATGAAGCTTTTAAATGAGATGAAAGCATCAAATGTGGACCAAACTATAGCCACATTCTCCAAGTTAGTTGAGATTTGTGTTCAACATGGAGATGTTAAGAAGATGTCCAAGCTTCACAATATGATGCATATGGCATGTCCCTCCGCTGGCATTACTTCTCATAAACAAACAGAGTTATCAGAGCTCTCAAACGCCAAAGAAATGCTAGATTCATATACCATCTCTGAAGCTGCATGTTGA
- the LOC133683031 gene encoding PHD finger-containing protein 6-like, with protein sequence MEEKTHLDLVKLCDICGNGGFGELIATCSKCGISQEHLYCTRVLFKDTIEDWICETCTSCTDIASPVSLGCGRKEDSQNCSDALRHESHDALIISDDLRGPHHSKRQHAVTTGKVKFLTAEEVIRLSSGTTKKEPPSRSNFRCTTSHSSVTSKISPTRVPPNPPRIIPSCPIKPYGHGRMQTSSTTNNQQSPRTSKGKNSCPVTVAINSDVEERDLPNILPKLRLYHPHFPALHVTWKGGFKFDVATQQMFYGGFQAQLPCRVHRKAYESSRKIPLILQVKLLPQCDIWEDLFQDSCPDFCDIALYFFPSSKIERSKENHASLFRLMETENAVMRSYIDGVELLIFTSKQLHVESQDIIARSGMGNFLWGVFRHAKHDKIICNKLPSLATALGSEHDDHANMGRDEAVDMEIDMVGGTVMGRIDVAVSKESSSRFCVESNKETVDEDALKSNILYSFKDLDSTVDHAISKPERAHHLVAKKIRGDMASLDPLQSCLGKLSDAMDDAGVPPGFVESLKLKFSNILQENALERVNGDGDRYLKSYPMEVKTKLQNSDNLEQDFSPKLHTKSPRQGELVP encoded by the exons ATGGAGGAAAAGACCCACCTTGACCTG GTGAAGCTCTGTGACATATGTGGTAATGGTGGTTTCGGGGAACTTATAGCAACCTGCTCTAAATGTGGAATATCTCAAGAACATCT TTATTGCACGAGGGTTTTGTTCAAGGATACCATAGAAGATTGGATATGTGAAACGTGTACATCATGCACAGACATAGCTTCACCAGTTTCGCTAGGATGTGGCAGGAAGGAAGACTCGCAAAATTGCTCTGATGCTTTGCGACATGAATCACATGATGCTCTGATAATTTCTGATGATTTGCGAGGGCCGCATCATTCTAAAAGGCAGCATGCAGTAACAACTGGAAAAGTGAAGTTTCTTACTGCTGAAGAAGTCATCAGGTTATCATCAGGAACCACTAAAAAGGAACCTCCTTCAAGAAGTAACTTCAGATGCACAACTAGTCATTCTTCTGTCACTTCAAAAATCTCTCCTACCAGGGTGCCTCCGAACCCCCCCAGAATTATCCCTTCATGTCCTATAAAGCCCTATGGACATGGCAGAATGCAAACCAGTTCAACAACTAATAATCAACAGTCTCCGAGAACATCAAAAG GAAAGAACTCTTGCCCCGTTACTGTAGCTATAAATTCTGATGTTGAAGAGAGAGACCTGCCGAATATTCTGCCTAAGCTTAGGCTGTATCATCCTCATTTCCCTGCTTTACATGTGACTTGGAA GGGAGGCTTCAAGTTTGATGTTGCCACACAACAAATGTTTTATGGTGGATTCCAGGCTCAGCTGCCATGCAGAGTACATAGGAAAGCTTACGAGTCTTCACGGAAGATTCCATTAATCCTTCAAGTTAAATTACTTCCACAATGTGATATTTGGGAAGACCTATTCCAAGACAGTTGTCCAGATTTCTGTGATATTGcactttattttttcccttcttctaAGATTGAGAG ATCAAAAGAGAACCATGCTAGCCTATTCCGGCTTATGGAAACAGAAAATGCAGTGATGAGAAGTTACATTGATGGTGTAGAGTTGTTGATATTCACATCTAAACAGCTGCATGTGGAATCGCAGG ATATTATTGCAAGGTCAGGCATGGGAAACTTCTTATGGGGAGTTTTCCGGCATgcaaaacatgataaaattatttgtaacaAATTGCCTTCATTGGCTACTGCTTTGGGAAGTGAACATGATGACCATGCCAACATGGGTAGAGATGAGGCTGTTGACATGGAAATTGACATGGTAGGTGGAACTGTTATGGGTAGGATTGATGTGGCTGTTTCAAAAGAATCATCCAGTAGGTTCTGTGTGGAGTCTAACAAGGAAACTGTTGATGAAGATGCCTTGAAATCCAATATCTTAtattctttcaaggatttggaTTCCACTGTCGACCATGCAATTTCTAAACCTGAACGAGCTCACCATTTAGTTGCTAAGAAGATAAGAGGTGATATGGCCTCTCTGGATCCCTTGCAGAGCTGTCTTGGAAAGTTATCTGATGCTATGGATGATGCAGGTGTTCCCCCAGGATTTGTAGAGTCGTTGAAGCTGAAATTCAGCAACATTTTACAGGAGAACGCACTTGAGAGGGTGAATGGAGATGGAGATAGATATCTTAAATCTTACCCTATGGAGGTcaaaacaaaattgcaaaattcTGATAATCTTGAACAAGATTTCAGTCCTAAATTGCATACCAAATCACCAAGGCAGGGTGAATTGGTGCCCTAG